In Bacillota bacterium, the genomic window TTCCTGAGGAGGATGATTCGATACAATGGCCAGCTTTCTTGGTTTCGCTGTACCCCCCGCCTCATTAATTTCGCGAGAATCGCTGAAAGATAGCCAGGCATCACTTGCTGAGTTAGGAAATACCATTATGCTGGACACATCACAGCCAAGCATCTGATTAGCATTAAGCACTTCGTAGTAATTTTCATGGGAGTTTACCAAAATAACATCAGCTTCTCTAGCAAATAATGGCAGAGCTTCTAGGGGCTCATACGGAGATAAAGTGCTCAAAATCAGTCGCCTAACCTTTATGTGGTCACTAACCAAACATTTAGTCACTATTGGAAAGTGATGAGCCCACATAACATCGAAAACCTTTACAGGAAGTTGCTCGTGTAACAGATCGTAAACTCTAATACTTTTTTCATTAAACAGACGCCTGAGTGGTTCCCCATACTGAAAAGTAGCAACTGTAACTTCCCAGCCTTTAGACTTGAAAAAGACTGCTAGATCGTAAGTAACAAGCTCCGAGCCGCCAAATTCTTTAAGGTGATGGTTAAGCAAAACAATAGTTGAGAATTCCTTCTTCTCTACCTTCCCATCCGGTGACAAATTCTTCACGGCTCCGCAGCCCCCAAGCTTTAGGTACTTACTGACTGAAAAATCTCTTACAAACTAAACCACTACGAAAGCCACTCGAACACCACTTTAACGAAAAGTTTTGGCAAAAACCTGAACTCTGAAACCTGCCATACGAACTGTAGCTCCGCCTGTATTCAACCACGTGCAATGGACCTGCTAACGCCAGGCCTTTAAGAAACTAGCCAAAAGTGTATGTAATGACTCCAAAAAACACAGAAAAGGTTCAGCCCTGTGCCAGGACGCGCATGTGCCGCGAGACCTGCAGGAGGTCACTCGCTTGCTGGTTGCCGGGGTCGGCGTGAACCGCGCCAAGAAAAGCGTTTTCAGCGTCTTCCCAACGCGCAAGCTTGAGCATCAAGAGCCCAATGCGGAACAGTAGCTCAGGATCACCAGAGTTAAGCCGGTAAGCTTCAAAGTAGGAGTCTGCCGCCACCTCCCACTGCTGAAGGCCGTAGTAGGCATTCCCCCGCACGAGGTGGAACTCAAAAGCTTCCGAAGGCCTGAGCTTGGCTTCTCCTGCCAAGTTCAGGAGGTTGAGGGATTCAAAGTAGCGCTTCAGGACGTTTAGACACCGCGCCGCCAGGAGCGCTGCTTTGGGGAGGCAACTCTCCTTGTGCTCCGCAACGGCAATCGGGTAGACTAAATCCAGCGCCTCTTGGACTCTCCCTTTCAGGACGAGAACCTGGGCGAGGTTGGTGGCTGCTGCTGCGTGGGCGGGGTCTTGAGCCAGGACATTTCGGAAAGAGGCTTCCGCTTCGTCGAGAAGGCCTTTCGCCAAAGCAAGGCAGCCCCGTTCGTTTTCGACTTCCGGGTACGCCGGAGCCGCGTTGAGCACTTCTTCAGCCACGTCCAAGCGCCCGAGTTCCTTGAGGGAACGAGCTTTGATTACGAGAGCGGAAACATCCGTGCTGCCGTGCTCGAGGGCTTTTTCCGAAGCTTCGAGGGCAATCGACCAGTTTTCAGCGTCTGCGGCCGCGCCCGCAAGGCGGAGCCACAACCCCTGCTCGAAGCTACCTGACAGCTCACTACAGGCTATGTGGTCTCTGGCCTCGGAAAGACCGCCGCCTGCCAGAAGCACTTCCAGGTACTCGGCGTGGGGTTCAAGGGCAAGAGGCTGGGCCTCGACCGCGCGCCGCGCCCATTTCAGTGCTTCTCTGGGCCTGCCTTGGAGCCGCTTCATCCGGGAGACCCCGAGGAGGGCAAAGATGTTGGCCACATCTTTTTCGAGGACTTGCCTGTACTCGCGTTCGGCCTCCGCGTACCTCTTCTCCTTCTCCAGCAAGGACGCCGCGGCGAGACGAGCGCGCCAAAGTTTAATCGAGGTGTCGGTTTGGTTGAAGATCTGATAGAGGCTTGCTGGAGGGTCAGGTAAAGAGGCTGCTTCCCTGTAGGCCATGATTGCATCATTTATACGACCGTGGGCTTCCAATACCTGGGCCTTAGTAAAGTAGCACTCCGGTAAAGGTGCCTCGCAAGCTTTTTCAGCATACTCGAGAGCCACTCCCTGCTTTCCGCAGGCAAGTGCTGCACGGGCGGCGTGCCAGTAGGCGGAGGGTCTTAACTTTAGCGTCTCCGGCGCTTCTAATCGGAAGTACTGCTCAAGGGCATGAAAACTTTCTTCTGCCTTACCTTCGGATACCAGGAGTGTTCCCAGGTTATACCACTCGAACGGATGATGATTTTCTGATGTGGCTTCTTCCAATAACTCGAGATTGCGATTAAATTTTTTCTTTTTTGACAGGATCTCGGGAAGATATCCAAAGTGCAATACATATGGGCCGCCCACAAGTTCTCGGGAAAGCGAGGTAGAAAGTTGTTCATGGATTTTCCCCAAATACCAGGTATCATCCGCCCTCCAGTAAAGTCTCACATTTGCAATATCACTAAAAACAGGAACCAAATCGGAGTGATAGTTAAAGGTGCGGAGATAATACACTTTAGGTTCGTTTTTCTCGGCCAGGCGCCGCAGCAGGGCACCCGCCTCGGGGGTGAGATACTCATCGGCATCCAGGGTGAGAACCCAACCGTCCTCGATCTTCTCCAGGTAAACGTTCCTGGCAGCCGAAAAATCCTCCTGCCAGGGGTGTACGATCACACGTGCCCCGTAGGCTTCAGCGATCTCCACCGTGCGGTCCTGCGAACCGGTATCCACCACCATAATCCCGTCCACGTAAGGAAGCGCCTGCTCCAGGCAGCCAGCCAGGAACTGCTCCTCGTTCTTTACGATCAGGGCGAGGGTGATCCGCTGGTTCCCCTTGGAAAGGGCGAGTTCCTCGGCCGGACCCGGCCAGGGCCTCCCCCGGCGGAGCAGCGCAATATCCCTCTTTCCCAGTTCATCCCCAAGGACCCTACAGAAGAACCTGTTCCCCAGGTGAACCGGGAGGCTGCCGACCTGTTCGGCAATATCGCCGGGCAGGCACAATCCCAGCGCACCATAAAAGCCTGGAACGCCCTTTTCCCGCCCCCGCTCCCACTGCGACCAGAAAAAAGGGTCCGCACCCGTCCAGTCGGATACCTCCCGCAGGAAAGAACGGAGAAAATGCCTGGAGCCCCAGAAGAAGACCTTACCGCCGCATCCCTTTCCCTGGAGGAGATTAAAGAGACGAGCTGCACTGGGCCACCAGACGGTGCGCCTGGAACTGCTCACCCCGGGCAGCATCGGCAGGTACAGATCTGCTTCCTCCAGGTGAAACTCCCGCAGAACCTTTCCTGAATCCTTTTCTTCTCCATCCAGCACCAGAAAAAGGGCGCGGGTTTTTTCTTTCATCTGTTTTCACCTCCCCCCGCCTGGGAGATCAGGGCCTGAGTCCAGGTATCGCACAGCTCCCTCAACAACCTCTGCACCTCGTCTAGAGGCGCAGCCTCCTTCTTCAGGTTGGCCTGAACAAGGCGGCCATGCAGGTACTCGTAGAGGCGGTAGAGGTTTCCAGAGATCTCATATGAAAAGTCAAGGGTAGCCATCAGCTCAGTCAGGATGTCCTGAACTCTTGTCACCCTCTCGTGCACCCGCGCCGTATCCCTAGCGTTGAGGGCGGCTCTCGCTTCGTCCAGAAAGCGGATGGCGCCATCGTAGAGCATCAGGACGAGGCGCTCCGGAGGTGCAGTTAAAACCTGCGCCTGGCGGTACTGATCATAGGGATTGACAACTACCAACTTCGCTCACCTCATCTTTACAAACAATCTGATTACCTCATAGAACTGGTTTGACTAGCGATTCCGGCCAGCCAGTCGCTCTGGGCCTGCATAGCGGCGAGAGCCTGCTCCAGGGCAGCGAATTGCCGCCAATAGCGGTCTTCCAGTTCCTTCAGTCTTTCTTCCGTGATGTCAATGCGTTCATCCAGGTCGCGGATGCTTCGTGAGAGAAAACTGTTATCATATAAAGCAGCAGCGCTTCCCGCCTGCGCATTAATGCGGTTAATTGCTTTGCTCACTTCATCGTAGAGCCTCACCCCTAGGCCCTGACTGTCAAAAGCAGCTGCGTTCTTAGTGAACAGGTTCATCACCGCTTCTGGATTGGCATTGATCGCCTCCCGGAGCGCCGCCTCGTCGATGTAGAGCTTTCCGCCTTCCCAGTAGTAGCCGGTCCTGATCCCGATGTCGAAGAGGGAGTCATACCCCGTGAGCCCGGTAACCGGGGCCGTGAGTGCCCGGCGCAGGCGGTAGACGATGTCGCTCAGGATCGGGTCGTTTCTGAGGAGGCCGCTCTTCGCCTTTTCCTCCCACTGCTCAATCTGTTTGTCGGTAAGCTGTTCCTTCTGCTCCTCGGTCAGGGGAAGGTAGTCGGGGTAGCGCTCCTCGGTCAACTCTTTCTTGATGGTATCAAGCAGGGAATTGAACTGGTCTACAAAGTTCTTTACTGTATTAAAGATATGATCCGTATCATTGGAAACCGTAACCAGCACCGGGGATGTTGTAGTTTTCTTTATGGTGAAGGTAATTTTGTTCAGGGTAAAGGTATTTTCGTACTGCTGAATCCCTGTTAAGCCGTTGATATCCAAAATTGCGTTTTTACCCTGGGCAGTTGCCGCAAGCGCTAAGGTACCGAGCGCAAAAGTACCCGTAACATCTTCGATCTCGATCTCATTTGTAGCGTAATTTCCGGTTTTTTTCGTAGAAATAACAACCTTGTCGGTGCTCGGCTCGTAAAAGGCGGTCACGCCAAGGGAGGTCTCGGCATTGATTCGAGCAATAACAGAATTAAGACTGTCTACAGTCGTGTCTACTGCAAATGTTTTGCTGTTCGGCGTGCCATCCGGGTTGTAAGTGGTAATCTTAAACTCTAGAGCTGTCCCGCTCCAAGGATTTACAAATTTTGACTTCTGGCTTTCCAGCGTGGCGTTGGGGTCAATCTTCTGTCCGACAGCGGAAAGGGCAGTAGAACTGATATCAGTTGCCACCTCGGCCAACTGACTGATTTTAATACTGTAAGTCCCGGGTTGGGCTGACCCGTCTGGAGTTGCCGTAACCGCAGACTCGTCGCTTGAAGTCGCCTTTTTTACCAGAAATGTGCCCTGCAAGCGCAGGGGAGAGGCGGTACTTGTGCGGAAGTTCGTGAGGGATATGTTAATGCTCCGGTAGTCCTCCCGGCGCCATTCCAGGACCTGCTTCTGCTGGAGGAGCCTGTCCAGGGGGAGGCGGGCCACCTTCACCAGATCCTCGACAATCTTTTGGGTCTCCAGGCCGGAAACCAGCCCCGCGACGCGGTTCACCGCATTCAGGTACACTTGCTGTCACCCCCTGTCCCCTCAGACCTTTTTGTCCACCAGGAGCCCGACCAGCCGCCAGATCTCCGCCACCAGATTCAAGATCTTCTCGGGAGGCACCTCGTTGATGAGATCCCCCGTCTCCTCATCGATCACCTGGACCATGATGCGTCCCGTATCCTCGTGGATTTTGAAATGGAGCTTGTAGTCGAAGATCAGAGCCGCTTCCTGAAGTTTATCCGCAGCCTCCCGAAGACTTTCTTTCATTTCACTCATGCCTGAAGCCCGATCCTCCCGGCCGCCACTTTCCACAGGCTCCTGCTTCGGTCTCACCTGGTGCGGGTGCCCTCCTGGCAGGTGAGCATCCAGACTCCCGACCCGCAGGCCGCTGTCTACTATCTCCCCGATCTTCAAAAATATCCACCCCTAGCCGCTCTCAAGATAAACCCCAAAAGCTCAGAGCTATGAAAAAAACGGGCTGGCCGTGGCATATTGAGCCAGCCCGCACCTCCGCAGTTTAGCCGAGGAGCCGCAATACCGTCTGCGGCGCCATGTTCGCCTGCGCCAGCATCACCGTGCCGGCCTGCATCAAGATTTGCTGTCTTGTGAAGTTCATCATCTCCTGGGCCATGTCCACGTCTCTGATGCGCGACTCAGCGGCCGTCAGGTTCTCCGCGGCCACACCGAGGTTGGCGATGGTGTGCTCCAGGCGGTTCTGGTAGGCACCAAGCTTGGCACGCTCCGTGGAAACAGTATCTATGGCGTTCTGGAAGGTCGTAATTGCTGCTTCAGCACTAGCCTGACCGGTGACATTAACAGCGTATCCGCTTGCGTACGCTACCACTGTACCCGTAAAGTAGGCAAGTTTTTCGATGTAATTAGCGGCAGTGGTACCTCCGCCAGCACTAGTCGCAATACCTAGCCCGCCAGTACCTAAAGAACCAGTTGTAGAAATACTTACAGAACGCATATCATTGATGGTGATAGTAAGGGTCTGCGACTCGTTAGCACCTATATGGAAATTTTTGGTACTAAATCCCCCGTCCAAAAGTTGCTGGGTGTTAAATTCGGTAGTAACACCAACCCTCTGGATTTCTTCGGTTAACTGATTGATCTCTTTCTGGATTTGTATCCTATCGTCTTGGGTCAAAGTATCGTTGGATGCTTGTGTTGCCAGCTCGCGCATACGCTGAAGGATGGCCTCAGTCTCGTTGAGGGCACCCTCGGCAGTCTGGATGAGAGAGATGCCGTCCTGGGCGTTGCGCACCGCTTGGTTCAGGCCCCGGATCTGGCCGCGCATCTTCTCTGAGATGGCGAGGCCCGCGGCGTCATCCGCCGCCCGGTTGATGCGCAAGCCCGAGGAAAGCTTCTCCAGCGACTTGGACATGGCACTGTTGGTTACGGAAAGACCGCGCCAGGCGTTGAGGGCGCTGATGTTGTGGTTGATGATCATAAATTCTCACTCCTCCTTGAAAGTGGTTTTGCGCATCCCTGCGCTGGAACTCGTTGACCTTTCTTTACTTCTTGAACGCTAATTCTCCTCTCCCTAAAATTGCCTTTCTCTTTCCTCTGGGAAATCCCCCCTTTTTCTCTTTTTTCGCCCTGTACCGGGTGCAGGAGCAGGTATGGCCCCGGCCCAAGGCGGCTCAAACGTGCCGGAACGGAAAAGGCCTGCCCGGCTACTTCTAGTATCGGACAGGCCTGGAGGAAAATTTAGGGCTGAAAATCGCGCCATTGTCCCCTCAGCACGCTAAATTTTACTGAAATCGCCCTCTCTTGCCCCTTTTTTCCTCTTTTGCCGCTTCTTACAGAACCCCCTTCGGGACGGCCCCGGCGCATCACCGGTTCTCCTCTCGCCAGAGCGCAAGGAATTCAGCAGGGTTGACAAAAGCCAGGATCGCCGGAGCAAGAGGGCAAGTCGCGAAAAACCGGCAGGGGGAATCGCTGCCGGTCGCTGTATTCGGTTGCGGTACCGTTGTTCAGTA contains:
- a CDS encoding tetratricopeptide repeat protein, producing the protein MKEKTRALFLVLDGEEKDSGKVLREFHLEEADLYLPMLPGVSSSRRTVWWPSAARLFNLLQGKGCGGKVFFWGSRHFLRSFLREVSDWTGADPFFWSQWERGREKGVPGFYGALGLCLPGDIAEQVGSLPVHLGNRFFCRVLGDELGKRDIALLRRGRPWPGPAEELALSKGNQRITLALIVKNEEQFLAGCLEQALPYVDGIMVVDTGSQDRTVEIAEAYGARVIVHPWQEDFSAARNVYLEKIEDGWVLTLDADEYLTPEAGALLRRLAEKNEPKVYYLRTFNYHSDLVPVFSDIANVRLYWRADDTWYLGKIHEQLSTSLSRELVGGPYVLHFGYLPEILSKKKKFNRNLELLEEATSENHHPFEWYNLGTLLVSEGKAEESFHALEQYFRLEAPETLKLRPSAYWHAARAALACGKQGVALEYAEKACEAPLPECYFTKAQVLEAHGRINDAIMAYREAASLPDPPASLYQIFNQTDTSIKLWRARLAAASLLEKEKRYAEAEREYRQVLEKDVANIFALLGVSRMKRLQGRPREALKWARRAVEAQPLALEPHAEYLEVLLAGGGLSEARDHIACSELSGSFEQGLWLRLAGAAADAENWSIALEASEKALEHGSTDVSALVIKARSLKELGRLDVAEEVLNAAPAYPEVENERGCLALAKGLLDEAEASFRNVLAQDPAHAAAATNLAQVLVLKGRVQEALDLVYPIAVAEHKESCLPKAALLAARCLNVLKRYFESLNLLNLAGEAKLRPSEAFEFHLVRGNAYYGLQQWEVAADSYFEAYRLNSGDPELLFRIGLLMLKLARWEDAENAFLGAVHADPGNQQASDLLQVSRHMRVLAQG
- the fliS gene encoding flagellar export chaperone FliS; amino-acid sequence: MVVVNPYDQYRQAQVLTAPPERLVLMLYDGAIRFLDEARAALNARDTARVHERVTRVQDILTELMATLDFSYEISGNLYRLYEYLHGRLVQANLKKEAAPLDEVQRLLRELCDTWTQALISQAGGGENR
- the fliD gene encoding flagellar filament capping protein FliD, producing the protein MYLNAVNRVAGLVSGLETQKIVEDLVKVARLPLDRLLQQKQVLEWRREDYRSINISLTNFRTSTASPLRLQGTFLVKKATSSDESAVTATPDGSAQPGTYSIKISQLAEVATDISSTALSAVGQKIDPNATLESQKSKFVNPWSGTALEFKITTYNPDGTPNSKTFAVDTTVDSLNSVIARINAETSLGVTAFYEPSTDKVVISTKKTGNYATNEIEIEDVTGTFALGTLALAATAQGKNAILDINGLTGIQQYENTFTLNKITFTIKKTTTSPVLVTVSNDTDHIFNTVKNFVDQFNSLLDTIKKELTEERYPDYLPLTEEQKEQLTDKQIEQWEEKAKSGLLRNDPILSDIVYRLRRALTAPVTGLTGYDSLFDIGIRTGYYWEGGKLYIDEAALREAINANPEAVMNLFTKNAAAFDSQGLGVRLYDEVSKAINRINAQAGSAAALYDNSFLSRSIRDLDERIDITEERLKELEDRYWRQFAALEQALAAMQAQSDWLAGIASQTSSMR
- a CDS encoding flagellin, giving the protein MIINHNISALNAWRGLSVTNSAMSKSLEKLSSGLRINRAADDAAGLAISEKMRGQIRGLNQAVRNAQDGISLIQTAEGALNETEAILQRMRELATQASNDTLTQDDRIQIQKEINQLTEEIQRVGVTTEFNTQQLLDGGFSTKNFHIGANESQTLTITINDMRSVSISTTGSLGTGGLGIATSAGGGTTAANYIEKLAYFTGTVVAYASGYAVNVTGQASAEAAITTFQNAIDTVSTERAKLGAYQNRLEHTIANLGVAAENLTAAESRIRDVDMAQEMMNFTRQQILMQAGTVMLAQANMAPQTVLRLLG
- a CDS encoding flagellar protein FlaG is translated as MKIGEIVDSGLRVGSLDAHLPGGHPHQVRPKQEPVESGGREDRASGMSEMKESLREAADKLQEAALIFDYKLHFKIHEDTGRIMVQVIDEETGDLINEVPPEKILNLVAEIWRLVGLLVDKKV